The Oscillospiraceae bacterium genome has a segment encoding these proteins:
- the rpsF gene encoding 30S ribosomal protein S6, which produces MALKNYEIVLVFSLSKGEEAAQALKTKFTDLISKHGTLGEVEEWGKRKLAYPINYETEGYYVIAQFSSEESFPAELDRVINITDGVLRSLIVAKGE; this is translated from the coding sequence ATGGCATTGAAGAACTATGAAATCGTATTGGTTTTCTCCCTGTCCAAGGGTGAGGAGGCTGCTCAGGCGCTCAAGACCAAGTTTACGGATCTCATCAGCAAGCATGGCACTCTTGGCGAAGTTGAGGAATGGGGCAAGCGCAAGCTGGCTTATCCGATCAACTACGAGACCGAGGGTTACTATGTGATCGCTCAGTTCAGCAGTGAGGAGTCTTTCCCGGCAGAGCTGGATCGTGTGATCAACATTACTGACGGCGTGCTGCGTTCTCTGATCGTCGCTAAGGGCGAGTAA
- a CDS encoding DUF1015 family protein, which produces MAVFRPFRAFRPLPDYQALIPAPPYDVLTAAGARERAAGNSLSFLHVDKAEIDLPPETDPYSPAVYEKARENLLALEHTGALVQDPAPCFYIYKQVMNGRAQVGLAGCAGVDDYLNGVIKQHEHTLAAKEADRIRHVDTCDANTGPIFLTYRRSPAVELALSTWMSEHTPVYDFVQDDVQQTVWVVDSAPLCEKLQGLFAAIPALYIADGHHRCASAVKVGLKRREEKPDYTGQEEFNFFLAVAFPDSELEILPYNRVVRDLNGLSPDALISQIEQRFIVKHRDEPVEPEQKGTFGMVVDREWYTLQIKPALVPDDPVGALDVSLLQDNLLSPILGIKDPKTDPRIDFVGGIYGVRALEKRAKTDMKLAFSLYPTTIAELMAVADAGRMMPPKSTWFEPKLLSGLFVHSLSTDGKKA; this is translated from the coding sequence ATGGCTGTATTTCGTCCGTTTCGGGCATTTCGTCCGCTGCCGGATTATCAGGCGCTGATTCCGGCGCCGCCCTATGATGTGCTCACTGCCGCCGGGGCGCGGGAGCGGGCAGCGGGCAATTCGCTGTCCTTTTTACATGTAGATAAGGCAGAGATTGACCTGCCGCCGGAGACGGATCCGTACAGTCCGGCGGTGTATGAGAAAGCCCGGGAGAACCTGCTGGCGCTGGAGCATACCGGCGCGCTGGTGCAGGATCCGGCGCCTTGCTTTTATATTTACAAGCAGGTGATGAACGGCCGCGCCCAGGTGGGGCTGGCAGGTTGCGCCGGGGTGGATGATTACTTAAACGGCGTGATCAAACAGCACGAGCATACTCTGGCCGCCAAGGAGGCGGACCGAATCCGCCATGTGGACACCTGCGACGCCAATACCGGTCCCATTTTCCTGACCTATCGCCGCTCCCCGGCGGTGGAGTTGGCGCTTTCTACTTGGATGAGCGAACACACCCCGGTGTATGATTTTGTGCAGGATGATGTGCAGCAAACGGTGTGGGTGGTGGATAGTGCGCCCCTGTGCGAAAAGCTGCAAGGGTTGTTTGCCGCCATCCCGGCGCTGTATATTGCCGACGGCCACCATCGCTGCGCCTCCGCAGTAAAAGTGGGACTCAAGCGGCGGGAAGAAAAACCGGATTATACCGGGCAGGAAGAATTTAATTTTTTCTTGGCGGTGGCGTTCCCGGACAGCGAGCTGGAAATTTTGCCTTACAACCGGGTGGTGCGTGACTTGAACGGTCTGTCACCGGATGCACTGATTTCCCAAATTGAGCAGCGGTTTATCGTAAAGCACAGGGATGAGCCGGTAGAGCCGGAACAAAAGGGCACCTTCGGTATGGTGGTGGATCGGGAGTGGTACACCTTGCAAATCAAGCCGGCGCTGGTGCCGGATGACCCGGTAGGCGCTTTGGATGTGTCGCTGCTGCAAGACAATTTGCTGTCGCCCATTTTGGGTATTAAAGACCCAAAGACAGATCCGCGTATTGATTTTGTAGGCGGGATTTACGGTGTGCGGGCGCTGGAGAAACGGGCCAAAACGGATATGAAGCTGGCGTTCTCGCTCTATCCCACCACCATTGCGGAACTGATGGCGGTGGCGGACGCCGGGCGCATGATGCCCCCTAAGTCCACCTGGTTTGAGCCAAAGCTGCTTAGCGGTTTGTTTGTGCATTCGCTCTCCACAGACGGAAAAAAGGCTTGA
- the rpsR gene encoding 30S ribosomal protein S18: protein MAYNKGGARKGRKKVCVFCVEKVDEIDYKDVTRLKKFTSERAKILPRRVTGTCAKHQRELTTAIKRARQIAIMPYTAD from the coding sequence ATGGCTTACAATAAAGGCGGCGCTCGCAAAGGGCGCAAAAAGGTGTGCGTTTTCTGCGTAGAAAAGGTAGACGAGATCGACTACAAGGATGTGACCAGACTGAAGAAATTCACCTCTGAGCGCGCCAAGATCCTGCCTCGTCGTGTGACCGGCACCTGCGCAAAGCATCAGCGTGAGCTGACCACCGCTATCAAGAGAGCGCGTCAGATCGCCATTATGCCTTATACCGCTGACTAA
- a CDS encoding bifunctional oligoribonuclease/PAP phosphatase NrnA encodes MRIDVKECARLLLEQDDILILTHAHPDGDTLGCGFALCRALLQKGKFAYVKNEADIPPKYNYLFDDIVPIKFTPRFVVAVDVATEGLLGAIQGKYHIDLCIDHHGTNTDYADRLLLDDGAAAASEIIYKVIREMGVPLDKGMANCLYTGISTDTGCFRYASATAESYRIAADLIEAGADNGRINRVMFETKTKTYARLERLALESMRFYLDERVAIITVTQEMYHLTGSNEQETEGLAPLTRQIEGVEVGITIREKPDGTCKASLRTFESVNAAEIAKAFGGGGHPQAAACNLDMDVKTARAKLVEKCGELLV; translated from the coding sequence ATGAGGATTGATGTAAAGGAATGTGCCCGGCTGTTGCTGGAGCAGGACGACATTTTAATTCTGACCCATGCCCACCCGGACGGAGACACTTTGGGCTGTGGCTTTGCCCTTTGCCGGGCGCTGCTGCAAAAGGGCAAGTTCGCCTATGTGAAGAACGAGGCAGACATTCCCCCCAAGTACAATTATCTTTTTGACGATATTGTGCCCATAAAGTTCACCCCCCGGTTTGTGGTGGCGGTGGATGTGGCTACCGAGGGGCTGCTGGGTGCCATTCAGGGCAAGTACCATATTGATCTGTGTATTGACCACCACGGCACCAACACGGATTATGCGGATCGGCTGCTGCTGGACGACGGTGCCGCTGCTGCCAGCGAGATCATCTACAAGGTGATCCGGGAGATGGGCGTGCCCCTGGATAAAGGCATGGCCAACTGCCTGTATACCGGCATTTCTACGGACACCGGCTGTTTTCGCTACGCCTCTGCCACGGCGGAGAGCTACCGCATTGCAGCGGATTTGATTGAAGCCGGGGCAGATAACGGCCGGATCAATCGAGTTATGTTTGAGACCAAGACCAAGACCTATGCCCGACTGGAACGGCTGGCACTGGAGTCTATGCGTTTTTACCTGGACGAGCGGGTAGCCATTATCACCGTGACCCAGGAGATGTACCACTTAACCGGCTCCAACGAGCAGGAGACAGAGGGGTTAGCGCCCCTGACCCGCCAGATTGAGGGCGTGGAAGTGGGCATTACCATTCGAGAGAAGCCGGACGGCACATGTAAAGCCTCTCTGCGCACCTTTGAGAGCGTGAACGCGGCGGAGATTGCCAAGGCCTTTGGCGGCGGCGGTCATCCCCAGGCGGCGGCTTGCAACCTGGATATGGATGTAAAGACCGCTCGCGCCAAGCTGGTGGAGAAGTGCGGGGAACTGCTGGTATGA
- the infB gene encoding translation initiation factor IF-2 encodes MVIKVKVSDVAAGFGVQNKEVLDLLAQCGAAKKSPSTVLEEGELNALFDRITKTHSVENFDKFYALRSNKPKSQAPQQKKEKKPQSAGNTEKDKKRQSQAAILQMAEQAAKRAEEKAKKKANQTPQARTKGETRHVDTRVNNVDLEKYNQKYEDIAPASNMGDYQKKQKLNQKSKQYRKKRPQGMRARSKRETEAQRLARIAEQRKKQQITIKVPEEITVGELASLLRMTATEVIKKLMSLGVMASVNEVIDYDTAEIVATELGAKVEKQVVVSIEEQIIEEDDENDENAVKRPPVVCVMGHVDHGKTSILDAIRHTDVTSTEAGGITQHIGAYQVEANGEKITFLDTPGHAAFTAMRARGAMATDIAVLVVAADDGIMPQTIEAINHAKAAGVEIIVAINKMDKEGANPDRVLQQLTEHELVPEEWGGNVICVPVSAKTKMGIDKLLETILLVAEMQELKANPDRSAKGTVIEAKLDKGRGPIATLLVQNGTLHAGDVIVAGMAVGKVRAMTDYRGRKVNSAGPSVPVEIMGLDSAPMSGDGFNAVSDERLARQLVEQRKEAAKEEEFSAFHKVTLDTLFDTLQAGELKAFNVVIKADVQGSVEAVKQSLLKIENDEVRVHVIHGAVGSVSESDVMLAAASNAIIVAFNTGVDPVAKENADRDGVEIRSYNIIYDAIEEIEAAMRGMRAPKYRDVDTGTAEVREVYKISSAGTIAGSLVTSGNIRREGKVRLVRDGKQLADVPLKGLKRFKDDVKDVSSGYECGISLEGWDDIQPGDVLECYVVEEYRD; translated from the coding sequence ATGGTCATAAAAGTAAAAGTATCCGATGTCGCTGCCGGTTTCGGCGTACAGAATAAAGAAGTTTTGGATCTGCTGGCCCAGTGCGGCGCGGCCAAGAAGTCGCCGTCCACTGTGCTGGAGGAGGGGGAGCTGAACGCCCTCTTTGACCGCATTACCAAGACTCACAGCGTAGAGAATTTTGACAAGTTCTATGCGCTGCGGTCCAATAAGCCTAAGAGCCAGGCGCCGCAGCAGAAAAAGGAGAAGAAGCCCCAGTCCGCCGGTAATACGGAGAAGGACAAGAAGCGCCAGAGCCAGGCTGCTATTTTGCAGATGGCGGAGCAGGCGGCTAAGCGGGCTGAGGAAAAGGCCAAGAAGAAGGCCAATCAAACGCCCCAGGCGCGCACCAAAGGCGAGACTCGCCATGTGGACACCCGAGTGAACAATGTGGATCTGGAAAAGTACAATCAGAAGTACGAGGATATTGCCCCCGCTTCCAACATGGGCGATTACCAGAAGAAGCAGAAGCTCAACCAAAAGAGCAAGCAGTACCGCAAAAAGCGGCCCCAGGGTATGCGCGCCCGCTCCAAGAGAGAGACGGAGGCCCAGCGTCTGGCCCGCATTGCGGAGCAGCGTAAAAAGCAGCAGATCACCATTAAGGTGCCGGAGGAGATCACCGTGGGTGAACTGGCAAGTCTGTTGCGTATGACGGCTACCGAAGTGATTAAAAAATTGATGAGTCTGGGCGTGATGGCCAGCGTGAACGAAGTAATCGACTACGATACTGCAGAGATTGTGGCTACCGAACTGGGTGCCAAGGTGGAGAAGCAGGTTGTGGTCTCCATTGAGGAGCAGATCATTGAAGAGGACGACGAGAACGACGAGAATGCCGTGAAGCGCCCGCCGGTGGTTTGCGTGATGGGCCATGTTGACCATGGTAAGACTTCCATTTTGGACGCCATTCGTCATACGGATGTGACCTCTACCGAGGCCGGCGGCATTACCCAGCACATCGGCGCTTATCAGGTAGAAGCGAACGGCGAAAAGATCACCTTCCTGGACACCCCCGGCCACGCGGCCTTTACCGCCATGCGTGCCCGCGGTGCCATGGCTACGGATATTGCCGTGTTGGTTGTGGCTGCGGACGACGGCATTATGCCCCAGACCATTGAGGCCATTAACCACGCCAAGGCAGCGGGCGTTGAAATTATCGTTGCCATTAACAAGATGGATAAAGAGGGCGCCAACCCGGATCGGGTGCTGCAGCAGCTTACCGAGCACGAACTGGTGCCGGAGGAATGGGGCGGCAATGTGATTTGCGTGCCTGTGTCTGCCAAGACGAAGATGGGCATTGACAAATTGCTGGAGACCATTTTGCTGGTAGCGGAAATGCAGGAGCTGAAGGCCAATCCGGACCGTTCCGCCAAGGGTACGGTGATCGAGGCCAAGCTGGATAAGGGCCGCGGTCCCATTGCCACCTTGCTGGTGCAGAACGGTACGCTCCATGCCGGTGATGTGATCGTAGCCGGTATGGCAGTGGGTAAGGTGCGCGCCATGACCGATTATCGCGGTCGTAAGGTGAATTCGGCCGGACCCAGCGTGCCGGTGGAGATCATGGGCCTGGACAGTGCGCCTATGAGCGGCGATGGATTTAACGCCGTGTCCGACGAGCGGCTGGCCCGCCAGTTGGTGGAACAGCGTAAGGAAGCTGCCAAGGAAGAAGAATTCAGCGCCTTCCATAAGGTGACGCTGGACACCCTGTTTGACACCTTGCAGGCCGGCGAGCTGAAGGCCTTTAATGTGGTTATCAAGGCCGATGTTCAAGGCTCTGTTGAGGCTGTAAAGCAGTCCCTGCTGAAGATTGAAAACGACGAGGTGCGGGTTCATGTGATCCACGGCGCCGTGGGCTCCGTCAGCGAGAGCGATGTGATGCTGGCCGCTGCCTCCAATGCCATTATCGTAGCGTTCAACACCGGCGTAGACCCGGTGGCCAAGGAGAACGCAGACCGGGACGGCGTGGAGATCCGCAGCTACAATATTATTTATGACGCCATTGAGGAGATTGAGGCGGCTATGCGCGGTATGCGCGCCCCCAAGTACAGAGATGTGGACACCGGCACCGCCGAAGTGCGCGAGGTGTACAAAATTTCCTCTGCCGGCACCATTGCAGGCTCCCTGGTCACCAGCGGTAATATCCGCCGGGAGGGCAAAGTGCGCTTGGTGCGTGACGGCAAGCAGCTGGCCGATGTGCCGCTGAAGGGCTTAAAGCGGTTTAAGGACGATGTAAAGGATGTATCTTCCGGCTATGAGTGCGGCATCAGCCTGGAGGGCTGGGACGATATTCAGCCCGGCGATGTGCTGGAGTGCTATGTGGTCGAGGAGTACAGAGACTGA
- the truB gene encoding tRNA pseudouridine(55) synthase TruB gives MTGVLCICKPAEITSFGVVAKVRGITRERKAGHTGTLDPMATGVLPVLLGGATRFLDYLPDSNKRYLATFRLGETTDTQDCTGTVLTRRPVTADRAAVEAALSAFRGEIMQVPPMYSAVSVDGQRLYELARQGKTVERAARPVTILDLRLTAAEEEKNTYTIDVTCTKGTYIRTLIHDLGQALGCGAVMTALQRTCAMGVELADCVTLEQLQALRDSGGDFAPCLRPVDELLAAYPALQVTAPQARRFGNGGALDAVRLHRQLTEPYYRVYDPAGVFLGLGSPSADGSQLQVVRVMVMR, from the coding sequence ATGACCGGCGTTCTGTGTATTTGCAAGCCGGCGGAGATCACCTCTTTTGGCGTGGTGGCTAAGGTGCGGGGGATCACCCGAGAGCGCAAGGCGGGTCATACCGGTACGCTGGATCCTATGGCTACCGGCGTGCTGCCGGTGCTGTTGGGCGGCGCCACCCGCTTTCTTGACTATTTGCCGGACAGCAACAAGCGCTACCTGGCCACCTTCCGCCTGGGAGAGACAACGGACACCCAGGATTGTACCGGCACGGTGCTCACCCGCCGGCCGGTCACTGCGGATCGGGCGGCTGTTGAGGCGGCGCTTTCTGCCTTTCGAGGCGAGATCATGCAGGTGCCGCCCATGTACTCGGCGGTAAGCGTGGACGGTCAGCGATTGTACGAACTGGCCCGCCAGGGTAAGACCGTGGAGCGGGCAGCCCGCCCGGTGACCATTTTGGATCTGCGCCTGACGGCAGCGGAAGAAGAAAAAAATACCTATACCATAGATGTGACCTGCACCAAGGGCACCTATATTCGGACCTTGATCCACGATTTGGGACAGGCTTTGGGCTGCGGCGCGGTGATGACCGCCTTGCAGCGCACCTGCGCCATGGGTGTGGAACTGGCGGATTGCGTAACTTTAGAGCAGCTGCAAGCCCTGCGAGACAGCGGCGGTGATTTTGCCCCCTGTCTGCGCCCGGTGGACGAACTGCTGGCAGCGTATCCGGCCTTGCAGGTAACGGCGCCCCAGGCACGGCGCTTTGGCAACGGTGGTGCGCTGGATGCGGTGCGATTGCACCGGCAGCTGACGGAGCCCTATTACCGGGTATATGACCCGGCGGGTGTGTTCCTGGGGCTGGGCAGTCCGTCGGCAGACGGCAGCCAGCTGCAAGTGGTGCGCGTGATGGTAATGAGATAA
- the rbfA gene encoding 30S ribosome-binding factor RbfA: protein MPGYHIDRITEDIKREIVAILRELKDPRISGMLTVVKVSVTNDLSYAKVYVSAMEGMEAAKASVKGLTAAQGYIRHELGRRLHLRKCPELRFIADDSIEKGFALWDKLKELEHED from the coding sequence ATGCCCGGTTATCATATTGACAGAATTACAGAGGATATTAAGCGGGAGATCGTGGCAATCCTGCGGGAACTAAAAGACCCGCGGATCAGCGGTATGCTTACGGTAGTAAAGGTGAGCGTTACCAACGATCTTAGCTATGCCAAGGTGTATGTGAGCGCCATGGAGGGCATGGAGGCGGCCAAGGCGTCCGTTAAGGGCCTGACCGCCGCCCAGGGCTATATTCGCCACGAGCTGGGCCGGCGGCTGCACCTGCGCAAGTGCCCGGAACTGCGCTTTATTGCCGACGACTCCATTGAAAAGGGCTTTGCCCTTTGGGATAAGCTGAAGGAACTGGAACATGAGGATTGA
- the nusA gene encoding transcription termination factor NusA yields the protein MSKELFDAVQMLAQEKGIPEDYLYEKISAAIVVAAKHDYNGKDIVHCDIDPEKQRFKVYVTKNVVEEVEDPDTDLTLEEAQAIKKSAKVGKTIDIPLKTKEFGRIIAQTAKHVIRQGIREAERGKLMEEFQSKNQELISAKVLRVDPVTGNATLEIGKNEAVLPKAEQVPGEELVENSLIKIFVVDVKDGSKGPKIMISRTHPGLVRRLFEQEVPEIFDGTIEIKSVSREAGSRTKIAVFSKEEDVDPVGACIGPRGQRVSNIVDALGGEKIDIVKYNDDVPTYIAAALAPADVVGVEILDEEARSCRATVPDDQLSLAIGNKGQNVRLAAKLTGWKIDIKPESGFYDGTQQ from the coding sequence ATGAGTAAGGAATTATTTGATGCGGTGCAAATGCTGGCGCAGGAGAAGGGAATCCCGGAGGATTACCTGTATGAAAAAATTTCTGCCGCCATCGTGGTGGCTGCCAAGCACGACTACAACGGCAAGGACATTGTCCATTGCGACATTGACCCGGAGAAGCAGCGCTTTAAGGTGTATGTGACCAAGAATGTGGTTGAGGAAGTGGAGGACCCGGACACGGATCTGACTTTGGAAGAGGCCCAGGCCATCAAGAAGAGCGCCAAGGTGGGCAAGACCATTGACATTCCGCTGAAGACCAAGGAGTTCGGCCGCATTATCGCGCAGACTGCCAAGCATGTGATCCGCCAGGGCATTCGCGAGGCGGAGCGGGGCAAGCTGATGGAGGAGTTCCAGAGCAAGAATCAGGAGCTGATCTCTGCCAAGGTGCTGAGGGTAGACCCGGTCACCGGCAATGCCACCTTGGAGATCGGCAAGAATGAGGCTGTGCTGCCCAAGGCCGAGCAGGTGCCCGGCGAAGAGTTGGTAGAGAACAGTCTGATCAAGATTTTTGTTGTGGATGTAAAAGATGGCAGCAAGGGTCCCAAGATTATGATCAGCCGTACCCACCCGGGTCTGGTGCGCCGCCTGTTTGAGCAGGAGGTGCCGGAGATCTTTGACGGTACTATTGAGATTAAGTCTGTCTCTCGTGAGGCCGGATCTCGTACCAAGATCGCCGTATTCAGCAAAGAGGAAGATGTGGATCCGGTAGGTGCCTGCATCGGTCCTCGCGGCCAGCGTGTGTCCAATATCGTGGACGCTTTGGGCGGCGAGAAGATCGACATTGTAAAGTATAACGACGATGTGCCCACTTACATTGCTGCCGCTTTGGCGCCGGCTGATGTGGTTGGGGTAGAGATCTTGGATGAGGAAGCCAGAAGCTGCCGTGCCACCGTGCCGGATGATCAGCTGAGTCTGGCCATCGGCAACAAGGGGCAGAATGTGCGCCTGGCTGCCAAACTCACCGGCTGGAAGATTGATATTAAGCCGGAGTCCGGCTTTTACGACGGCACGCAGCAGTAA
- a CDS encoding HAD family hydrolase encodes MIKAVFFDFDETLQDRTAAFERYMDGFFARFFPGVTGEELEEKKHQMRQSGNGGYVDRVEWYKGLIALWHWTDAPAAEALAEHYDRTFGDCCVIFPDAVPMLQALRKKGIVTGVITNGPSYLQNHKMDESGLRPYLDLVVVSGDVGVHKPDPALFLYACDKVQLPPADCMYVGDHPVNDIAGALSAGMQAVRMNWGWFKDQDLRADVPVIGKVSDVLQYV; translated from the coding sequence ATGATAAAAGCAGTATTCTTTGATTTTGACGAGACTTTGCAGGACCGTACGGCGGCCTTTGAGCGGTATATGGACGGCTTTTTTGCCCGGTTTTTTCCCGGTGTGACCGGTGAGGAACTGGAGGAGAAAAAGCACCAAATGCGCCAAAGCGGCAACGGCGGCTATGTGGATCGGGTAGAGTGGTACAAAGGGCTGATTGCCCTTTGGCACTGGACGGACGCCCCTGCGGCAGAAGCGCTGGCGGAACATTATGACCGCACCTTCGGCGACTGCTGCGTGATCTTCCCGGACGCGGTGCCTATGTTGCAGGCGCTGCGGAAGAAAGGCATTGTGACCGGCGTTATCACCAACGGCCCGTCGTATTTGCAAAATCACAAGATGGACGAAAGCGGCCTGCGGCCTTATCTTGATCTGGTGGTCGTCAGCGGCGATGTGGGGGTTCACAAGCCGGATCCGGCGCTGTTCCTCTACGCCTGTGACAAAGTGCAGCTGCCTCCGGCAGACTGTATGTATGTAGGTGACCACCCGGTAAACGACATTGCCGGTGCCCTGTCTGCGGGTATGCAGGCGGTGCGGATGAACTGGGGTTGGTTTAAGGACCAAGACCTGCGCGCGGATGTGCCGGTGATCGGGAAGGTCAGCGATGTGCTGCAATATGTGTAA
- a CDS encoding single-stranded DNA-binding protein encodes MINVVAIMGRLTYDPELRTTPTGVSVVRFQVAVDRNFQRAGEERKADFIDVTAWRQTAEFVSKYFRKGSMIAVEGSIQTDNFTDKDGNKRKSVQVVASNVSFCGSKAESGTTGANSNPAFAQPAPSYASADNSDFEEIVDDDDDLPF; translated from the coding sequence ATGATCAATGTAGTGGCTATCATGGGTCGCCTGACCTATGATCCGGAACTGAGAACAACGCCCACAGGCGTTTCTGTCGTGCGTTTTCAGGTAGCTGTGGACCGCAACTTTCAGCGGGCCGGCGAGGAGCGCAAGGCAGACTTCATTGATGTGACCGCCTGGCGCCAAACTGCGGAATTCGTATCTAAGTATTTCCGCAAAGGCTCCATGATCGCTGTGGAGGGCTCTATCCAGACGGATAACTTCACCGATAAGGACGGAAACAAGAGAAAGAGTGTACAGGTCGTTGCCAGCAATGTGTCCTTCTGCGGCTCTAAGGCAGAGAGCGGCACTACCGGCGCAAACTCCAATCCCGCTTTTGCGCAACCGGCGCCCAGCTACGCCAGCGCAGATAACAGCGATTTTGAAGAGATCGTGGATGACGACGACGATTTACCATTTTAA
- a CDS encoding type III pantothenate kinase gives MILAIDVGNTNIVMGFIEGDTIVDKYRLSTSSNETAEEYAIKLHSVLDLMHLEPSALEGAVLATVVPPLARTISKAVVLVTGKAPILVGPGVKTGLNIKTDNPGELGADMVVGAVAAIAKYPAPIILFDLGTATTASVIDKNGSFIGGAILCGVKTALSALATGTAQLPQIDIAAPASAISTNTVDCMRSGTVYGTAAMIDGMVARFQQELGQPAKVVITGGLGAAIAKYCTVDAVVDRDLLLDGLRIVYQKNQK, from the coding sequence ATGATTCTGGCCATTGATGTGGGCAATACCAATATAGTCATGGGCTTTATCGAGGGCGATACCATTGTGGACAAATATCGCCTGTCTACGAGCAGTAACGAGACGGCGGAGGAGTATGCCATCAAGCTGCACAGTGTGCTGGATCTGATGCACCTGGAGCCGTCTGCGCTGGAGGGCGCCGTACTGGCTACGGTGGTGCCGCCCCTGGCTCGCACCATCTCTAAGGCTGTGGTGTTGGTTACCGGCAAAGCACCGATTTTAGTGGGTCCCGGAGTCAAGACCGGACTGAATATCAAGACCGATAACCCGGGCGAACTGGGTGCGGATATGGTCGTGGGCGCTGTGGCTGCCATTGCCAAATACCCGGCACCCATTATCCTTTTTGATCTGGGCACGGCCACCACTGCCTCTGTCATTGACAAGAACGGCAGTTTTATCGGCGGGGCGATTCTGTGCGGAGTCAAGACCGCCCTGAGCGCCCTTGCCACCGGTACGGCCCAACTGCCTCAAATTGATATTGCAGCGCCGGCCAGCGCCATTTCCACCAACACGGTGGATTGTATGCGCTCCGGCACCGTGTACGGCACGGCTGCCATGATTGACGGCATGGTGGCGCGCTTTCAGCAAGAGCTGGGTCAACCGGCTAAGGTGGTGATCACCGGCGGGCTGGGTGCGGCCATTGCCAAATACTGTACCGTGGACGCTGTGGTGGATCGGGATCTGTTGCTGGACGGTCTGCGTATCGTGTACCAAAAAAATCAGAAATAA
- a CDS encoding ribosome maturation factor RimP — protein MAGKGNVVSRVQALCAPIAADLGLSLWDVRFVKEGTQHYLRVFIDKDGGVSMDDCVAMSRALQDPLDQEDPIKEAYTLEVSSPGIERELVQDSHFLQYIGAPVLVRTIRPVDGARDFSGTLEQYNNGEITVRLTSGKALCVQKKDTAFVKLDDFNIADFEQDFQG, from the coding sequence TTGGCAGGCAAGGGAAATGTGGTATCCCGTGTGCAGGCGTTGTGCGCCCCCATTGCGGCCGATCTGGGGCTTTCGCTCTGGGATGTGCGGTTCGTAAAAGAGGGCACGCAGCACTATCTGCGGGTGTTTATTGACAAGGACGGCGGTGTGAGTATGGACGACTGCGTGGCTATGAGCCGGGCACTCCAGGATCCGCTGGATCAGGAAGATCCCATTAAGGAGGCCTACACCTTGGAGGTCAGCTCTCCCGGTATTGAGCGGGAGCTGGTGCAGGACAGCCACTTTTTGCAGTATATCGGCGCGCCGGTACTGGTGCGCACCATTCGCCCGGTTGACGGGGCGCGGGATTTCTCCGGCACGCTGGAGCAGTATAATAACGGTGAGATAACCGTTCGCCTAACTTCCGGCAAAGCGCTGTGTGTACAAAAGAAGGATACAGCCTTTGTGAAGTTGGACGATTTTAATATAGCAGATTTTGAACAGGATTTTCAGGGATAA
- a CDS encoding YlxR family protein produces MKAKKVPVRMCAGCGGRFDKRDLVRVVRTPQGDVQLDLTGKMAGRGAYVCHDPACLQKARKKRAFERALEVTISDAVYDRMEAELKDE; encoded by the coding sequence ATGAAAGCAAAGAAAGTGCCTGTGCGTATGTGCGCCGGTTGCGGCGGACGATTTGACAAGCGCGACCTGGTGCGGGTGGTGCGCACCCCTCAGGGGGATGTGCAGCTGGATCTCACCGGCAAGATGGCCGGGCGGGGCGCCTATGTGTGCCACGATCCTGCCTGCTTGCAGAAGGCGCGGAAGAAGCGGGCCTTTGAGCGGGCGCTGGAGGTGACCATCTCTGACGCGGTCTATGACCGTATGGAGGCGGAGCTGAAAGATGAATAA
- a CDS encoding ribosomal L7Ae/L30e/S12e/Gadd45 family protein codes for MNNAKWLSMLGLARRAGKLAMGHDLALQSVRDGKAQLVLTARNASPRLVREFETAGQKRAKAPRMRALPCTIDEIHFALGYRAGVLTVEDAGFAARIEELLQQEEKEWS; via the coding sequence ATGAATAACGCCAAGTGGCTTTCTATGTTGGGGCTTGCCCGCCGTGCAGGCAAGCTGGCTATGGGGCACGACCTGGCCTTGCAGAGCGTACGCGACGGCAAGGCGCAGCTGGTGCTGACGGCGCGGAATGCGTCGCCCCGGCTGGTCCGCGAGTTTGAGACCGCCGGTCAAAAGCGTGCCAAAGCCCCCCGCATGCGTGCCCTGCCCTGCACCATAGATGAGATACACTTTGCCCTGGGTTATCGGGCAGGGGTACTTACGGTGGAGGACGCAGGCTTTGCAGCACGCATTGAAGAATTATTGCAACAGGAGGAAAAGGAATGGTCATAA